CAACCGGTCCATTTCGCGAAGGAGCGCCTTCTTGTCGTCCATCTGCTCCAGGATCGCCTCAACCACCAGTTCTACGCCGGCCAGATCTGCCAGGACCGTGGTCCCCTGGATCCGGCTCAGAGCAGCATCGCGTCCGGCCTCGTCCAGCTTGCCGCGCTCGACCGCGCGCTGCAGCGAGCCGCGCAGCCTCTCCATCCCCTTGGCCAGCAGTTCGTCGTTGATCTCGCGCACGACCACCTCGTACCCGGAACGCGCGGCCACCTCCACGATGCCGACCCCCATCAACCCGCACCCCACCACGCCCACACGACGTATCATCTGCTCCTCCTCCGTCGGCCGCCGCCGTCAACCTGCGGCTACCCTCTGATGACGCCTCGGATCACCGGCTCCTCTGCCGGTGCGCTCTCTGCTATCACGAACGCCGCGGCCACCTGGCGGGCGGCGGCGAGTCCGGCGTCCTCGGACCTGGCATGGATCGTTGCAAGCGACTCCCCGGCCCTAACACCAGCGCCCACCTGCCGCTCGATCACCACACCGACCGCCGGGTCAACTGGCTCGCCCTTGCGTGTTCGCCCGGCTCCCAGTTGCATCGCCGCAAGCCCGACCGCCTCGGCATCAATGCCGGCCACAACGCCGGAGGCAGGCGCGGGCACCGGCAGCCGGTGGGACGCCGAAGGCAGCCGTCCCGGATCCCCCACTGCCCGTACGTCGCCACCCTGCGCGCGGACTAGCGCCTCGAACTTCCGCAGCGCGTCGCCGCTTTGCAGGCGCCGCAGCAGTTCCCCACTGCCTTCCTCGGGCGAGGCCGCCCGTCCTCCCAGCACCAGCATCCATCCGCCCAGCGCCAGGCAGAGCGCCTCCAGGTCGCCCGGGCCCTCGCCGCGGAGCGTTGCGATCGCCTCGGCTACCTCGAGCGCGTTGCCGACCGCCCGGCCCAACGGGTGGTCCATCGCGCTAATCACCGCGACGGTGCGCCGGCCTGCTGCCCGGCCGATCGCGACCATCGCCTCGGCCAGAGTCCGGGCTTCGGCCTCGGTCTTCGCAAACGCCCCTCGCCCGCACTTCACGTCCAGCAGGATCGCGGACGACCCGGCGGCCAGCTTTTTGGACATGATGCTGGACGCGATCAGCGGCACGCTGTCAACCGTAGCGGTGACATCGCGCAGCGCGTAGAGCCGGGCGTCCGCCGGTACCAGCGCGGTGCTCTGCCCGGC
Above is a window of Armatimonadota bacterium DNA encoding:
- a CDS encoding thymidine phosphorylase — protein: MRAYDLIQKKRDGAALSAGEIAWLVGGFVAGSVPDYQMAAFLMAVYFRGMSAAETAALTWAMVRSGETLDLGSLAGRAVDKHSSGGVGDKTSLVLVPLVASAGVPVPKLSGRGLGHTGGTLDKLEAIPGFSTTLSEAALVEQVERIGCAIAGQSTALVPADARLYALRDVTATVDSVPLIASSIMSKKLAAGSSAILLDVKCGRGAFAKTEAEARTLAEAMVAIGRAAGRRTVAVISAMDHPLGRAVGNALEVAEAIATLRGEGPGDLEALCLALGGWMLVLGGRAASPEEGSGELLRRLQSGDALRKFEALVRAQGGDVRAVGDPGRLPSASHRLPVPAPASGVVAGIDAEAVGLAAMQLGAGRTRKGEPVDPAVGVVIERQVGAGVRAGESLATIHARSEDAGLAAARQVAAAFVIAESAPAEEPVIRGVIRG